The proteins below come from a single Terriglobales bacterium genomic window:
- a CDS encoding alpha/beta fold hydrolase, whose translation MGNEIRSFFIEGPAGRLEALLNTGDESATHAAVVCHPHPVYGGTMHNKVVYHAAKALSEFGFPVLRFNFRGAGLSEGRHDDGRGEVDDVHAALEWLEQEFTLPVVFAGFSFGAGVGLRAACPDARVAAVIALGTPVEAAGREYGYEFLHDCSKPKLFISGTEDQFCPRERIEKVVKEAAPPKELVLVEGADHFFEGRLGEVQKAIREWVKNL comes from the coding sequence GTGGGCAACGAGATCCGGTCTTTCTTCATCGAGGGTCCAGCGGGGCGGCTGGAAGCGCTGCTGAATACGGGCGATGAGAGCGCCACGCATGCGGCTGTGGTGTGCCACCCGCATCCGGTGTACGGCGGGACCATGCACAACAAGGTGGTGTATCACGCCGCCAAGGCGCTGAGCGAGTTCGGCTTCCCGGTGCTGCGCTTCAACTTCCGCGGCGCCGGGCTGAGCGAGGGCAGGCACGACGACGGGCGCGGCGAAGTGGACGACGTGCACGCGGCGCTTGAGTGGCTGGAGCAGGAGTTTACGCTGCCGGTGGTGTTCGCCGGCTTTTCCTTTGGGGCGGGCGTGGGGTTGCGGGCGGCGTGTCCGGATGCGCGGGTGGCGGCGGTGATCGCGTTGGGCACACCTGTAGAGGCAGCAGGCCGCGAGTACGGCTACGAATTTCTGCACGACTGCTCGAAGCCCAAGCTGTTCATCAGCGGGACCGAAGACCAGTTCTGCCCGCGCGAGCGGATCGAGAAGGTGGTGAAAGAGGCGGCGCCGCCGAAGGAACTGGTGCTGGTCGAAGGCGCGGACCATTTTTTTGAGGGACGGCTGGGAGAAGTGCAGAAGGCGATAAGGGAATGGGTGAAGAATCTGTGA